A genomic segment from Candidatus Poribacteria bacterium encodes:
- the ilvB gene encoding biosynthetic-type acetolactate synthase large subunit, whose amino-acid sequence MKMRGAKILIESLKREGVEYLFGIPGGAVIHIFDDLYDEPNIKFIHTRHEQGAAHAADGYARATGKVGVAIATSGPGATNLVTGIATAYMDSIPIVAITGQVPTSLIGNDAFQEADIIGITRPICKHSYLVRSPEEVARTVKEAFYIAETGRPGPVVIDFPKDAQINEAEFEYPDKVDLRGYKPKYEGHPRQIARAIEMIKNSKRPVILAGGGVIASEASQELRQFAIKAGIPVTTTLMGLGAFPETHPLSLKMLGMHGTRYANYAVSNCDLLICIGARFDDRVTGKLDKFAPEAKVIHVDIDPASISKTVDAHVPIVGDAKLILKEMIRRIEPLDIQPWIKQIEEWKRRYPLTYERSSDVIKPQFVIEQIYEATKGEAIIATGVGQHQMWAALFYQHTKPRHFLSSGGLGTMGYGFPAAIGAQVGCPDKMVFAITGDGSFQMNMQELSTVVTYNLPVKVAIINNSYLGMVRQWQELFFNRRYSGVYFKHNPDFARVAEVFGATGIRVTKPEEVRPAIDKAIDTQGPVVIDFIVASEENVFPMVPAGAPLQEMIGGLA is encoded by the coding sequence ATGAAGATGAGAGGAGCTAAAATCCTGATAGAATCGCTTAAGCGAGAGGGGGTTGAATATCTATTCGGCATTCCGGGAGGGGCGGTGATCCACATATTTGATGATCTCTACGATGAGCCTAATATCAAATTTATCCACACCCGGCACGAGCAGGGGGCGGCCCATGCCGCCGACGGATATGCCAGGGCGACCGGCAAGGTCGGCGTGGCGATCGCCACCTCAGGGCCGGGGGCGACGAATCTGGTCACAGGGATCGCCACAGCGTATATGGATTCAATCCCCATCGTCGCTATAACCGGTCAGGTGCCGACATCCCTGATAGGCAACGACGCCTTTCAGGAGGCCGATATCATCGGCATAACCCGCCCCATATGCAAGCACAGCTATCTCGTTCGTTCGCCCGAAGAGGTGGCCCGGACGGTCAAAGAGGCTTTTTACATAGCCGAAACGGGTCGTCCCGGTCCGGTGGTCATAGATTTCCCCAAGGACGCTCAGATCAACGAGGCCGAATTCGAGTATCCGGATAAGGTAGATCTGAGGGGGTATAAGCCGAAATATGAGGGCCATCCCAGGCAGATTGCCAGGGCGATCGAGATGATAAAGAACTCCAAAAGACCGGTGATTCTGGCCGGAGGAGGGGTAATCGCTTCGGAGGCTTCTCAGGAGCTGAGACAGTTCGCCATAAAAGCGGGTATCCCCGTGACCACCACCCTGATGGGGCTGGGGGCCTTTCCCGAGACACACCCGCTTTCCCTGAAGATGCTCGGCATGCATGGGACAAGATACGCCAACTACGCCGTCAGCAACTGCGATCTTTTAATATGCATCGGGGCGAGATTCGACGATAGAGTTACCGGAAAGCTGGATAAGTTCGCTCCTGAGGCTAAGGTAATCCATGTGGATATCGATCCCGCTTCGATAAGCAAAACGGTCGATGCACACGTGCCGATAGTGGGTGACGCGAAACTCATCCTCAAGGAGATGATCAGACGGATTGAGCCGCTGGATATCCAACCCTGGATCAAACAGATCGAGGAGTGGAAGCGCAGATATCCCCTGACATATGAACGGAGTTCAGATGTCATAAAACCTCAGTTCGTCATCGAACAGATCTACGAGGCGACCAAGGGGGAGGCGATCATAGCTACGGGCGTCGGTCAACATCAGATGTGGGCGGCTCTGTTCTATCAGCACACTAAGCCCCGTCACTTCCTCTCATCCGGCGGATTGGGAACGATGGGTTACGGCTTTCCCGCCGCCATAGGCGCCCAGGTCGGGTGCCCAGATAAGATGGTCTTCGCCATCACAGGTGACGGCAGCTTCCAGATGAACATGCAGGAGCTGAGCACGGTCGTGACGTACAACCTGCCGGTCAAGGTGGCTATAATCAACAACAGCTATCTCGGCATGGTCAGACAATGGCAGGAGCTGTTCTTCAACAGGAGGTATTCGGGCGTTTACTTCAAGCATAACCCCGATTTCGCCAGGGTCGCCGAGGTTTTCGGCGCAACGGGGATAAGGGTGACGAAACCGGAGGAGGTCAGACCCGCTATAGATAAGGCCATTGACACGCAGGGGCCTGTGGTGATAGACTTCATCGTAGCATCTGAGGAGAATGTCTTCCCGATGGTCCCGGCGGGCGCTCCTCTACAGGAGATGATCGGAGGGTTGGCGTGA
- the ilvN gene encoding acetolactate synthase small subunit: MQKHTISVLVENRFGVLARVAGLFSGRGYNIDSLTVAETESPDVSRMTIAVRGDEKILEQITKQLNKLIDVIKVSDITAEDHVERELALIKVSANRGTRVEIIQIVNIFRCHIVDVSPEALVIEATGDEEKIEAIINLLKPYGIRELVRTGKAAITRG, from the coding sequence ATGCAAAAACATACGATCTCAGTTTTGGTCGAGAACCGATTCGGGGTGTTGGCCCGCGTGGCAGGTCTGTTCAGCGGGAGGGGATATAACATTGACAGCCTGACGGTCGCCGAAACCGAATCTCCGGACGTCTCGCGGATGACCATAGCGGTTAGGGGAGACGAGAAGATACTTGAACAGATAACCAAACAGCTCAACAAGCTAATCGATGTGATCAAGGTCTCGGACATCACCGCTGAAGATCATGTGGAGAGGGAGCTGGCGCTGATCAAGGTCTCGGCTAACAGAGGGACCCGCGTGGAGATCATCCAGATAGTCAACATCTTCAGATGCCATATCGTGGATGTCTCTCCCGAGGCCCTCGTTATCGAGGCGACCGGCGATGAGGAGAAGATAGAGGCCATAATAAACCTGCTGAAACCATATGGCATAAGGGAGCTCGTCAGGACAGGCAAAGCGGCGATAACGAGAGGATAA